A genomic segment from Salvelinus alpinus chromosome 8, SLU_Salpinus.1, whole genome shotgun sequence encodes:
- the tmem181 gene encoding transmembrane protein 181 isoform X1, giving the protein MDTDYSAFENPLYSELKYFCKKIQEVYNELKEDLTPYRDDRFYRLAPMRLYTLSKRHFVLVFVVFLICFGLTVFIGMAGPKILAETKYSGDELLDKNQSIKTGPFILQSPPLSTYNQQLWLTCIMQVEHSTVVDFLQHFEINVELKGVMQDASVMHIRSNVHQKSRMLHCGAKCDEIIVVHLGYLNYTQYQINVSFKGLENITYEVKVNFMWKMYNPSFSQVEIWFRFVFVVLTFMVTCMFAHSLRKFSMRDWGIEQKWMSILLPLLLLYNDPFFPLSFLVNSWFPRTLDAFFQALFLCSLLLFWLCVYHGIRVQGERKCLTFYLPKLVIVGLLWLSAVTLGIWQTVNELQDPTYQYKVDIANFQGMKIFFLVVVTLYILYLIFLIVRACSELKNMPYTDLRLKFLTALTFVVLVISMAILYLRFGAKALQDNFVAELSTHYQNSAEFLSFYGLLNFYLYTLAFVYSPSKDAIYDSQLKDNPAFSMLNDSDDEVIYGSDYEEMPLQNGRAIKATAKYQNESDSD; this is encoded by the exons ATGGACACCGACTACTCCGCCTTTGAAAACCCTCTGTACAGTGAACTTAAATATTTCTGTAAGAAGATACAGGAGGTCTATAACGAATTAAAGGAAGACCTGACACCTTACCGCGACGATCGTTTTTACAG GCTAGCCCCCATGCGGCTCTACACACTCTCCAAAAGACACTTTGTTTTGGTCTTTGTGGTGTTCTTGATCTGTTTTGGCCTCACTGTCTTCATTGGTATGGCAG GTCCTAAAATCCTTGCGGAGACTAAATACAGTGGAGATGAACTGCTGGACAAAAATCAATCCATAAAG ACTGGTCCCTTCATCCTGCAGTCCCCGCCCCTCTCCACCTATAACCAACAGCTATGGCTCACCTGTATAATGCAGGTGGAACACAGCACTG TGGTGGACTTCCTGCAGCACTTTGAGATCAACGTGGAGCTGAAGGGAGTCATGCAGGATGCCAGCGTCATGCACATCCGCAGCAACGTGCACCAGAAATCACGAATGCTGCACTGTGGCGCT AAGTGTGATGAGATCATCGTGGTGCACCTGGGCTATCTGAATTACacacagtaccagatcaatgtcaGCTTCAAAGGCCTGGAGAACATCACCTATGAAGTCAAGGTCAACTTCATG tGGAAGATGTATAATCCCTCATTCTCTCAAGTGGAGATCTGGTTCCGGTTTGTCTTTGTGGTTTTGACCTTCATGGTGACG TGCATGTTTGCTCACTCTCTGAGGAAGTTCTCCATGAGAGACTGGGGCATTGAGCAGAAGTGGATGTCCATTCTGCTGCCTCTACTACTGCTGTATAACG ATCCGTTTTTCCCACTGTCGTTCCTGGTTAACAGCTGGTTTCCGAGGACTCTGGATGCATTCTTCCAGGCCCTCTTCCTGTGTTCCCTGCTGCTCTTCTGGCTCTGTGTCTACCACGGCATCCGGGTTCAG ggagagaggaagTGTCTGACGTTCTATCTTCCTAAGCTGGTCATTGTCGGCCTCCTGTGGCTCTCAGCAGTTACCTTGGGGATATGGCAAAC GGTCAATGAGCTACAGGACCCCACCTACCAGTACAAAGTGGACATCGCTAACTTCCAG GGCATGAAGATTTTCTTCCTGGTGGTGGTGACCCTGTACATCCTGTATCTCATCTTCCTCATCGTCAGAGCTTGTTCTGAGCTCAAGAACATGCCCTATACCG ATCTCCGGCTGAAGTTTCTGACTGCGCTGACGTTTGTTGTCCTGGTAATAAG CATGGCGATACTCTATCTTAGGTTTGGTGCCAAGGCTCTGCAAGACAACTTTGTTGCTGAGTTGTCAACCCATTACCAGAACT CAGCTGAATTTTTATCTTTCTATGGATTACTCAACTTTTACTTGTACACATTAGCATTTGTGTATTCCCCCTCAAAAGACGCCATTTATG ACTCCCAGTTGAAGGATAATCCTGCATTCTCCATGCTCAATGACTCAGATGATGAAGTCATATACGG GAGCGATTACGAGGAGATGCCTTTGCAAAATGGCCGTGCCATCAAAGCAACAGCCAAGTACCAGAATGAGAGCGACAGCGACTGA
- the dynlt1b gene encoding dynein light chain Tctex-type 1 — protein MDEFQTGEETAFVVDEVSTIIKESVEGAIGGNAYQHSRVNQWTTNVVEQSLSQLSKLGKPFKYIVTCVIMQKNGAGLQTASSCFWDNTTDGSCTVRWENKSMYCIVSVFGLAI, from the exons ATGGATGAGTTTCAGACTGGAGAAGAG ACTGCCTTTGTCGTTGACGAAGTGAGCACTATCATCAAAGAG TCAGTAGAAGGAGCCATAGGAGGAAATGCCTATCAACATAGCAGAGTGAACCAATGGACCACCAATGTAGTGGAGCAGTCCCTGAGTCAACTTAGCAAACTGGGCAAGCCTTTCAAGTACATTG TGACCTGTGTTATCATGCAGAAGAACGGGGCAGGTCTACAGACAGCCAGCTCGTGCTTCTGGGATAACACCACTGATG GAAGCTGTACAGTGAGGTGGGAGAATAAATCCATGTACTGCATCGTCAGTGTCTTCGGCCTGGCCATCTGA
- the gtf2h5 gene encoding general transcription factor IIH subunit 5 isoform X2, translating into MVNVLKGVLVECDPAMKQFLLYLDETSALGKKFIIQDLDDTHVFILAEVVHILQERVGELMDQNSFPITQK; encoded by the exons ATGGTCAACGTACTAAAGGGTGTTCTTGTCGAGTG TGACCCTGCCATGAAGCAGTTCCTACTGTACCTAGATGAGACATCTGCCCTGGGAAAGAAGTTTATCATCCAGGACCTTGACGACACCCATGTTTTCATTTTGGCCGAGGTGGTCCACATACTCCAGGAGAGAGTTGGGGAGCTGATGGATCAGAACTCATTCCCCATCACTCAGAAATAA
- the tmem181 gene encoding transmembrane protein 181 isoform X2, whose translation MDVLAPMRLYTLSKRHFVLVFVVFLICFGLTVFIGMAGPKILAETKYSGDELLDKNQSIKTGPFILQSPPLSTYNQQLWLTCIMQVEHSTVVDFLQHFEINVELKGVMQDASVMHIRSNVHQKSRMLHCGAKCDEIIVVHLGYLNYTQYQINVSFKGLENITYEVKVNFMWKMYNPSFSQVEIWFRFVFVVLTFMVTCMFAHSLRKFSMRDWGIEQKWMSILLPLLLLYNDPFFPLSFLVNSWFPRTLDAFFQALFLCSLLLFWLCVYHGIRVQGERKCLTFYLPKLVIVGLLWLSAVTLGIWQTVNELQDPTYQYKVDIANFQGMKIFFLVVVTLYILYLIFLIVRACSELKNMPYTDLRLKFLTALTFVVLVISMAILYLRFGAKALQDNFVAELSTHYQNSAEFLSFYGLLNFYLYTLAFVYSPSKDAIYDSQLKDNPAFSMLNDSDDEVIYGSDYEEMPLQNGRAIKATAKYQNESDSD comes from the exons ATGGATGT GCTAGCCCCCATGCGGCTCTACACACTCTCCAAAAGACACTTTGTTTTGGTCTTTGTGGTGTTCTTGATCTGTTTTGGCCTCACTGTCTTCATTGGTATGGCAG GTCCTAAAATCCTTGCGGAGACTAAATACAGTGGAGATGAACTGCTGGACAAAAATCAATCCATAAAG ACTGGTCCCTTCATCCTGCAGTCCCCGCCCCTCTCCACCTATAACCAACAGCTATGGCTCACCTGTATAATGCAGGTGGAACACAGCACTG TGGTGGACTTCCTGCAGCACTTTGAGATCAACGTGGAGCTGAAGGGAGTCATGCAGGATGCCAGCGTCATGCACATCCGCAGCAACGTGCACCAGAAATCACGAATGCTGCACTGTGGCGCT AAGTGTGATGAGATCATCGTGGTGCACCTGGGCTATCTGAATTACacacagtaccagatcaatgtcaGCTTCAAAGGCCTGGAGAACATCACCTATGAAGTCAAGGTCAACTTCATG tGGAAGATGTATAATCCCTCATTCTCTCAAGTGGAGATCTGGTTCCGGTTTGTCTTTGTGGTTTTGACCTTCATGGTGACG TGCATGTTTGCTCACTCTCTGAGGAAGTTCTCCATGAGAGACTGGGGCATTGAGCAGAAGTGGATGTCCATTCTGCTGCCTCTACTACTGCTGTATAACG ATCCGTTTTTCCCACTGTCGTTCCTGGTTAACAGCTGGTTTCCGAGGACTCTGGATGCATTCTTCCAGGCCCTCTTCCTGTGTTCCCTGCTGCTCTTCTGGCTCTGTGTCTACCACGGCATCCGGGTTCAG ggagagaggaagTGTCTGACGTTCTATCTTCCTAAGCTGGTCATTGTCGGCCTCCTGTGGCTCTCAGCAGTTACCTTGGGGATATGGCAAAC GGTCAATGAGCTACAGGACCCCACCTACCAGTACAAAGTGGACATCGCTAACTTCCAG GGCATGAAGATTTTCTTCCTGGTGGTGGTGACCCTGTACATCCTGTATCTCATCTTCCTCATCGTCAGAGCTTGTTCTGAGCTCAAGAACATGCCCTATACCG ATCTCCGGCTGAAGTTTCTGACTGCGCTGACGTTTGTTGTCCTGGTAATAAG CATGGCGATACTCTATCTTAGGTTTGGTGCCAAGGCTCTGCAAGACAACTTTGTTGCTGAGTTGTCAACCCATTACCAGAACT CAGCTGAATTTTTATCTTTCTATGGATTACTCAACTTTTACTTGTACACATTAGCATTTGTGTATTCCCCCTCAAAAGACGCCATTTATG ACTCCCAGTTGAAGGATAATCCTGCATTCTCCATGCTCAATGACTCAGATGATGAAGTCATATACGG GAGCGATTACGAGGAGATGCCTTTGCAAAATGGCCGTGCCATCAAAGCAACAGCCAAGTACCAGAATGAGAGCGACAGCGACTGA